Proteins encoded in a region of the Veillonella parvula genome:
- a CDS encoding DUF1833 family protein, which translates to MLRWPATAIIEKNKLASDAPFLVLVKMVHSELTEPICLVRNTESITWDGQEWQAYPMNFDINTIDGQTEPKLSWTVSNCAGTLQQYIQKFKGFTDAEVIIYVVHANMLDNTEPLQAFEFTVTTTQYDEEWVTFILGASPETVVKFPTHIYMAHYCPYRFKSVRCGYAGGKEPCNNTLETCRIPSRFGGEEGMNGNNV; encoded by the coding sequence ATGCTAAGATGGCCTGCTACGGCAATTATTGAAAAGAATAAATTAGCAAGTGATGCCCCTTTCTTGGTATTGGTTAAAATGGTCCATTCAGAATTAACAGAGCCAATATGCTTGGTTAGAAATACAGAAAGTATTACATGGGATGGGCAAGAATGGCAAGCATATCCTATGAATTTTGATATCAATACAATTGATGGGCAAACAGAACCTAAGTTAAGTTGGACTGTGTCTAACTGTGCAGGAACATTGCAACAGTATATACAAAAATTCAAAGGGTTCACGGATGCTGAAGTAATAATATATGTTGTACATGCGAATATGCTAGACAATACAGAGCCGTTACAAGCTTTTGAATTTACTGTTACAACGACTCAATACGATGAGGAGTGGGTAACATTTATACTAGGGGCATCACCAGAAACAGTAGTTAAATTTCCAACCCATATTTATATGGCGCATTATTGTCCGTATAGATTTAAGTCGGTTAGATGTGGATATGCAGGAGGTAAAGAGCCATGCAATAATACATTGGAAACATGTAGAATCCCATCACGATTTGGGGGAGAGGAAGGTATGAATGGAAACAATGTTTAA